One Danio rerio strain Tuebingen ecotype United States chromosome 9, GRCz12tu, whole genome shotgun sequence genomic region harbors:
- the pcbp2 gene encoding poly(rC)-binding protein 2 — MDSGVIEGGLNVTLTIRLLMHGKEVGSIIGKKGESVKKMREESGARINISEGNCPERIITLAGPTTAIFKAFSMIIEKLEEDISSSMSNSTATSKPPVTLRIVVPASQCGSLIGKGGCKIKEIRESTGAQVQVAGDMLPNSTERAITIAGTPLSIIECVKQICVVMLESPPKGVTIPYRPKPSGSPVIFAGGQAYAVQGQHAIPQPDLTKLHQLAMQQSPFPLAPSSQGFTAGMDASAQTGSHELTIPNDLIGCIIGRQGAKINEIRQMSGAQIKIANPVEGSSDRQVTITGSPASISLAEYLINARLSSEATGMAAN, encoded by the exons ATGGACTCTGGAGTGATTGAAGGAGGGCTGAACGTCACGCTGACCATCCGGCTGCTCATGCATGGCAAAGAAGTGGGCAGCATTATTGGGAAG aaaGGTGAATCTGTGAAGAAGATGCGGGAGGAG agcGGTGCGCGGATCAACATCTCGGAAGGGAACTGCCCTGAACGCATCATCACGCTCGCAGGCCCCACCACCGCCATCTTCAAGGCCTTCTCCATGATCATTGAGAAGCTGGAGGAG gaCATCAGCAGCTCCATGTCCAACAGCACGGCCACCTCCAAGCCGCCGGTGACGCTGCGGATCGTGGTTCCGGCCAGCCAGTGCGGCTCACTCATCGGCAAAGGAGGATGCAAGATCAAGGAGATCAGGGAG tcgACTGGAGCTCAGGTACAGGTGGCAGGAGACATGCTGCCCAACTCCACCGAGAGAGCCATCACTATCGCCGGGACCCCGCTGTCCATCATCGAGTGTGTCAAACAGATCTGTGTGGTCATGCTGGAG TCTCCTCCTAAAGGTGTGACCATCCCTTACCGACCCAAACCCTCAGGATCGCCTGTCATTTTTGCAGGAGGACag gcATACGCGGTGCAGGGACAACATGCCATTCCTCAGCCTGAT CTTACGAAGCTCCACCAGTTGGCGATGCAGCAGAGCCCGTTTCCTCTGGCCCCCAGTAGCCAAGGgttcacag CTGGGATGGACGCCTCTGCACAGACAGGCTCTCATGAACTGACCATTCCTAATGAT TTGATTGGCTGCATCATCGGCCGTCAAGGTGCCAAGATTAACGAGATCCGTCAGATGTCGGGCGCTCAGATCAAGATTGCTAACCCAGTGGAGGGATCGAGCGACCGGCAGGTCACCATCACCGGCTCACCCGCCAGCATCAGCCTGGCCGAATACCTGATCAATGCACG ACTCTCGTCCGAGGCGACAGGAATGGCGGCTAACTGA